From one Pseudobdellovibrionaceae bacterium genomic stretch:
- a CDS encoding AMP-binding protein, translating into MSLGPIDWQGNGAQLFLNPRLSKNETDLLEQSFFACDQAHQAIGVMSSGTTESQEKKIILLSRSAFLASAEAVNQHLQVKASDVWYHCLPDFHVGGLSIWARAFLSGSSVVRHQGGWNPQVFTNQVREGKATWTSLVPTQVFDLVQSQLRAPESLRGVLVGGGSLSKDLYLRGRELGWPLLPTYGMTECCSQVATASMSSLEHLDYPALRILPHVETRIDEAGCLEISSPSLLQGYLFFSPGGFRFQNPLCDGWFHSQDRVDLSVPGTLRPLGRTDDLVKVMGELVDLNRLQSLVESQLSSDLNPGQIAVLAIPDSRQENKIILVTENSRLATNESASLLERINASLLPYERISEIKTVAEIPKTPLGKIRRSELLKLILLRPN; encoded by the coding sequence ATGTCTTTAGGGCCCATTGACTGGCAGGGCAACGGTGCCCAATTGTTCTTAAATCCGCGGCTATCGAAGAACGAAACAGATCTACTGGAGCAGAGCTTTTTTGCCTGTGATCAAGCTCATCAGGCCATTGGCGTGATGAGTTCGGGAACGACGGAGTCCCAGGAAAAAAAGATCATCCTTCTGAGTCGGTCTGCCTTTTTAGCCTCGGCCGAGGCGGTGAATCAGCATCTGCAAGTAAAGGCATCGGACGTTTGGTACCATTGTCTTCCCGATTTTCATGTTGGTGGACTCTCCATTTGGGCTCGGGCCTTTTTGTCGGGCAGCTCTGTTGTCCGCCACCAAGGGGGGTGGAATCCACAGGTATTCACCAACCAGGTGCGGGAGGGCAAAGCCACTTGGACCTCATTGGTGCCCACCCAGGTTTTTGATTTGGTGCAATCGCAGCTGCGAGCGCCGGAGTCGTTGCGTGGTGTTCTCGTAGGCGGGGGCTCATTGTCTAAGGATTTGTATCTTCGTGGACGAGAACTGGGATGGCCGCTCCTTCCCACTTACGGCATGACGGAATGTTGCTCGCAAGTGGCCACGGCATCCATGTCTTCATTAGAGCATCTGGATTATCCGGCTCTCAGGATTTTACCCCACGTTGAGACTCGAATAGATGAGGCGGGGTGTTTAGAGATATCGTCTCCCTCTTTGTTGCAGGGCTATTTATTTTTCTCTCCAGGCGGATTTCGGTTTCAAAATCCCCTTTGCGATGGTTGGTTTCACAGCCAGGATCGAGTGGACCTGAGTGTACCCGGAACCCTGAGGCCTCTTGGGCGCACCGATGATCTGGTCAAGGTGATGGGCGAATTGGTGGACCTCAATCGGTTGCAGAGTCTTGTTGAGTCCCAATTGAGTTCAGATCTGAATCCCGGTCAGATTGCAGTCCTGGCCATCCCCGATTCTCGCCAAGAAAACAAAATCATTCTGGTCACGGAAAACAGCCGTTTAGCCACTAATGAATCAGCCTCTCTGTTGGAAAGAATCAACGCCAGTCTTTTACCCTATGAGCGCATTTCAGAAATCAAAACAGTTGCAGAAATTCCCAAAACCCCCCTCGGCAAAATCCGCCGCTCTGAACTCTTAAAATTAATCCTCCTTCGCCCCAATTAA
- a CDS encoding acyl-CoA thioesterase, whose translation MKFSRQLTCHFDQCDPAGIMFYGHVFTISHQTIECFLQHIGIGWEEWFRHPTYAVPVRHSEADFTVPIRAGEKFKAVLEITKMGKTSLSFTVTLQNEQGQACAVIKSAHVFVNKSDGQKASLPSEFSERLQRYLT comes from the coding sequence ATGAAGTTTTCCCGGCAACTGACATGTCATTTTGATCAATGTGATCCCGCCGGGATCATGTTCTATGGCCATGTCTTTACTATTAGCCACCAAACGATCGAGTGTTTTCTTCAACACATTGGCATCGGTTGGGAGGAGTGGTTTCGCCACCCCACCTATGCCGTTCCCGTCCGCCACAGCGAAGCCGATTTTACAGTCCCCATTCGCGCGGGTGAAAAGTTCAAAGCGGTTCTCGAAATCACCAAAATGGGAAAAACCAGCCTCAGCTTTACCGTGACTCTGCAAAACGAGCAGGGACAAGCCTGTGCCGTTATCAAATCAGCCCATGTTTTTGTTAACAAATCCGATGGGCAAAAAGCCTCCCTGCCCAGCGAGTTTTCCGAACGTTTGCAGCGCTACCTCACCTAA
- a CDS encoding DUF1232 domain-containing protein: MTFIKKLLTFLRNVVQDERIPARDKKVLLALIALIVSPVDIIPDWIPILGLVDDFVLVAIVLDYFFEVLDSEVLLSHYPWGMKSFTALRQSSRLITRLTPRSLKNLIWKYESSPYKK; the protein is encoded by the coding sequence ATGACCTTTATCAAAAAACTTCTCACCTTTCTCCGCAATGTGGTCCAAGACGAACGCATTCCCGCAAGGGACAAAAAGGTGCTATTGGCTCTGATCGCCCTGATCGTCAGCCCGGTGGACATTATTCCGGACTGGATTCCCATACTTGGCTTGGTCGACGACTTTGTTCTCGTGGCCATCGTCTTGGACTATTTTTTTGAAGTTCTGGATTCCGAAGTCCTTCTCAGCCACTACCCGTGGGGCATGAAGAGCTTTACGGCTCTCAGGCAATCCTCCCGACTGATCACCCGCCTGACGCCCCGATCTCTCAAGAATCTGATTTGGAAGTACGAGAGCTCTCCCTACAAAAAATAA
- a CDS encoding class I SAM-dependent methyltransferase, producing the protein MSRVSLLNTSAGQNQDLSSLALELGIPLVDDIKQSPVCLVVVDNAWGLVSRELPDMKPLVIDFSLGEWKRRRFELKGPGDVLSKALGKIKGHRAVDVTAGLGRDSLHLVGLGFEVTAVERSAVLSFLLQAALGRACAAEGDRSDLKSLKIIHADARQYLRELYDRDESPDVVFLDPMFPSKKKSALSGKEAQLLQILFSHTPESDGELLAQALKVVKDRVVVKRPVQAPPVATGARHQYVGKSVRYDVYFPGDKVEFQVEGL; encoded by the coding sequence ATGAGCAGAGTGTCTCTTCTGAACACTTCTGCGGGGCAAAATCAGGACCTATCCAGTCTCGCCCTTGAACTTGGCATTCCGCTTGTCGATGATATTAAACAGAGTCCCGTTTGTCTGGTGGTGGTGGACAATGCCTGGGGTTTGGTCAGTCGGGAGTTACCCGATATGAAGCCACTGGTGATTGATTTCTCCCTAGGTGAATGGAAGCGCAGACGCTTTGAGCTCAAGGGGCCGGGTGATGTGCTCTCCAAAGCACTGGGAAAAATCAAAGGCCACCGGGCGGTGGATGTAACCGCTGGCCTTGGGCGAGACAGTCTTCATCTCGTAGGTTTGGGCTTTGAGGTGACGGCGGTGGAGAGATCTGCTGTTTTGAGTTTCTTACTGCAAGCGGCTCTCGGCAGGGCCTGTGCCGCGGAGGGGGATCGGTCTGATCTAAAATCCCTCAAAATCATCCATGCTGATGCTCGGCAGTATTTACGAGAACTTTATGATCGGGATGAGTCTCCGGATGTGGTATTTTTGGACCCAATGTTTCCGAGCAAAAAGAAATCAGCCCTGAGTGGCAAAGAGGCTCAACTGCTTCAGATTCTGTTCTCTCATACTCCCGAATCGGACGGGGAGTTGTTGGCGCAGGCGTTAAAGGTGGTGAAGGATCGGGTGGTGGTCAAACGACCCGTGCAGGCTCCACCAGTGGCGACGGGAGCCCGTCATCAGTATGTGGGCAAGAGTGTTCGCTACGATGTTTACTTTCCGGGCGACAAAGTTGAGTTTCAGGTGGAGGGTCTTTGA
- the menB gene encoding 1,4-dihydroxy-2-naphthoyl-CoA synthase, which yields MAKESWTPIKEYTDIKLEATEDGIAKVTINRPEVRNAFRPQTVMELKDAFEVCREDSRIGVVILTGEGKEAFCAGGDQKVRGHAGYVGGDGVPRLNVLDLQKQIRSIPKPVIAMVAGYAVGGGHVLHVVCDLTIAGDNARFGQTGPKVGSFDGGLGSSYLARIVGQKKAREIWYLCRQYDAQQALEMGLVNTVVPVDQLEEETLKWCREIMVHSPLAIRCLKSAMNADCDGQMGLLDMAGNATLLYYMSEEAKEGKNAFVEKRPPDFSKFPRLP from the coding sequence ATGGCAAAGGAGTCTTGGACGCCCATTAAGGAATACACCGACATCAAACTGGAAGCGACCGAGGACGGCATTGCCAAAGTCACCATCAATCGCCCAGAAGTGCGCAATGCTTTTCGGCCACAGACGGTGATGGAACTCAAAGACGCCTTTGAAGTTTGCCGCGAAGACTCGCGCATTGGCGTCGTGATTCTCACCGGTGAAGGCAAAGAGGCCTTCTGTGCCGGGGGCGATCAAAAAGTTCGCGGTCATGCGGGTTATGTGGGTGGTGACGGTGTTCCTCGCCTGAATGTTTTGGACCTACAAAAGCAAATCCGTTCCATCCCCAAGCCCGTGATCGCCATGGTCGCAGGATACGCTGTAGGTGGTGGTCATGTTCTTCATGTGGTTTGTGATTTGACCATCGCTGGTGACAACGCTCGCTTTGGACAAACCGGTCCCAAGGTCGGCTCCTTTGATGGCGGTCTTGGTAGCTCCTATTTGGCCCGCATCGTCGGTCAAAAGAAGGCCCGCGAAATTTGGTATTTGTGTCGCCAGTACGATGCCCAGCAGGCTTTGGAAATGGGCTTGGTCAATACCGTTGTTCCTGTAGATCAGTTGGAAGAGGAAACTCTTAAATGGTGTCGCGAGATTATGGTCCACTCGCCATTGGCGATTCGTTGTCTGAAGTCGGCCATGAATGCCGACTGTGATGGACAAATGGGGCTATTGGATATGGCTGGCAACGCCACTCTTCTTTACTACATGAGTGAAGAGGCAAAAGAAGGCAAAAATGCCTTCGTCGAAAAGCGACCACCAGATTTTTCTAAGTTCCCCCGCCTGCCATAA
- a CDS encoding efflux RND transporter permease subunit — MERWARFFIDNSKFTVVLSLFVVVFGIGGLLRLNAESFPAVDFAMAQVTTSYDGASPEDVETKITKPLEDEIRSVSGIKDVRSVSQAGLSKILIRADIDNVNVPEVMADLQRAVDRVNDLPPDLRERPTFLEIKSEEFPVVELAIIGSNVNRQRDLVADLLKEDLEDVKTILSVRQDGYKKRQFNVILDPARMRALHIGVDEVLGKLQARNINVPGGSLKKGETQDLLRIEGRIRDREELANVLIRSNFSGQQIFLKDVATVEDGEEDARILTRYNGREATLLTVLKKGGADTIAMVKLIDEKVGDFREKYGDQFEFTIFNNESQRVKNRLEVLTSNAVSGLVLVIVFLMIFLPGKIGFVASLSLPIAVMASLGFMPIFDMNLNAVTILAQVIALGMLVDNSVVISENFTRLRRSEGLDAKEAALKSIRQLALPISATVFTTIAAFLPMLVTTGIMGQFIKYIPIVVSVALIVSLGESFFLLPMRLVSSSSERDKFKEESKDWFETKAVKPFKKIVRWTVQHRYIALGIFTVGLVGSIVLMTVFNKMVLFPADQTEIYIARIEAPKGTQLEITDKVLAEVSVKSKEAIGEHMLHAVARTGTVQVGPSDPKGKSGNTVGFITMYVDEYAKNNIKHTEMLAKLRALKFDSRADVTFEAMVNGPPVGEPINGTFRSNNAESLNQVVTKVIEEMSKIEGVRDMRADDVIGDDEVYVEIDYPKADRLGLEVKMIGDTVRAAVQGKAVSNVNLNNKKVDLRVQFRPEFRRDLEDLEKLKVMDRQGNLIPLGSIATFRKQTGSPQIKRFDYKRSKTVTGDIDDAVITAIEANKKMEEIFAGLRNQHKDVSLVFGGEAENTRESMDSLWNALGLSLIGIFALLVFLFNSYLRPGVIMTTIPLGLVGFSIAFALHGRPISFLAMIGMIGLGGIIVNSGIVLITFIDELRQDKSLSLEDVLVEASGLRLRAVVVSSLTTISGLLPTAYGIGGSDAILIPMTLAMAWGLTSGTILTLIWVPAAYAIIEDIGRLGGRLIGRKDSVEEQGGDRVRSHSPVVTETIKEVSP; from the coding sequence ATGGAAAGATGGGCTCGGTTTTTTATTGATAATAGCAAGTTCACCGTCGTGCTGTCTTTGTTTGTGGTAGTGTTCGGGATTGGCGGTCTTTTGCGGCTGAATGCGGAAAGTTTTCCCGCGGTGGACTTTGCCATGGCCCAGGTAACAACTTCTTATGACGGGGCTTCTCCTGAGGACGTGGAAACCAAAATCACCAAACCACTGGAAGATGAAATCCGTTCGGTGTCTGGAATTAAGGATGTGCGCTCGGTCAGCCAGGCGGGCCTTAGTAAAATTCTGATTCGCGCTGATATCGACAACGTGAATGTGCCGGAGGTGATGGCAGATCTTCAGCGGGCAGTGGACCGCGTGAATGATCTCCCCCCCGATCTCCGCGAGCGGCCCACTTTTTTAGAAATCAAATCGGAAGAGTTCCCGGTTGTGGAATTGGCGATTATTGGCAGCAATGTAAATCGCCAGAGGGATTTGGTTGCGGATCTTTTGAAAGAAGACCTGGAAGACGTGAAGACGATTCTAAGTGTGAGGCAGGACGGCTACAAGAAGCGTCAGTTTAACGTGATTCTTGATCCAGCCCGCATGCGCGCCCTGCACATTGGGGTGGATGAAGTCCTGGGTAAGCTCCAGGCTCGCAATATCAATGTCCCTGGAGGCTCACTTAAAAAAGGTGAGACTCAGGATTTGCTGCGCATTGAGGGTCGTATTCGTGACCGCGAAGAGTTGGCTAATGTCTTGATCCGATCGAATTTCTCCGGCCAACAGATCTTTTTGAAAGATGTGGCCACGGTCGAAGACGGGGAAGAAGACGCCCGCATTTTGACCCGTTATAACGGCCGGGAAGCGACTCTTCTGACCGTCCTCAAAAAGGGTGGGGCCGACACCATTGCCATGGTGAAACTGATTGACGAGAAAGTTGGCGACTTTCGAGAGAAGTACGGAGATCAGTTTGAATTCACCATCTTTAACAATGAATCCCAACGGGTGAAAAACCGCTTAGAGGTGCTCACTTCGAATGCAGTGAGTGGACTGGTGTTGGTGATTGTTTTTTTGATGATCTTTTTGCCCGGCAAAATTGGCTTTGTGGCTTCTTTGTCTTTGCCGATCGCGGTGATGGCTTCCTTGGGTTTCATGCCCATCTTTGATATGAACCTTAACGCCGTGACCATACTTGCTCAGGTCATTGCCCTTGGAATGCTGGTCGATAACAGTGTGGTTATCAGTGAGAACTTCACTCGTCTTAGGCGCTCTGAAGGTTTGGATGCCAAAGAGGCGGCCCTCAAATCGATTCGCCAATTGGCTCTACCTATTTCAGCCACCGTTTTTACGACAATTGCAGCCTTTTTGCCCATGTTGGTAACAACCGGCATTATGGGGCAGTTTATCAAGTACATTCCCATTGTGGTGAGTGTCGCCCTGATTGTGAGCTTGGGTGAGAGTTTTTTCCTTCTTCCTATGCGTCTGGTCAGCTCAAGCTCGGAGCGGGACAAGTTTAAAGAGGAATCCAAAGACTGGTTTGAAACCAAAGCCGTCAAGCCATTCAAGAAAATCGTGCGCTGGACGGTCCAGCACCGATACATTGCTTTGGGTATTTTTACGGTTGGTCTTGTGGGGTCGATTGTATTGATGACCGTCTTTAATAAGATGGTGTTGTTCCCGGCCGATCAGACCGAAATTTATATTGCTCGAATTGAAGCCCCAAAAGGCACCCAGCTAGAAATTACCGACAAGGTATTAGCAGAGGTTTCAGTTAAGTCCAAAGAGGCCATTGGCGAGCATATGCTCCACGCCGTGGCCCGCACAGGCACGGTGCAGGTGGGGCCTTCTGACCCCAAAGGCAAATCCGGCAACACGGTGGGCTTTATCACCATGTATGTGGACGAGTACGCCAAAAATAACATCAAACACACCGAGATGTTGGCCAAGCTTCGTGCCCTGAAGTTTGACAGCCGGGCCGATGTGACCTTTGAGGCTATGGTCAATGGACCTCCGGTGGGAGAGCCCATCAATGGTACTTTCCGCTCGAACAATGCGGAAAGCCTCAACCAAGTGGTCACCAAGGTCATCGAGGAAATGAGTAAGATTGAGGGTGTTCGCGATATGCGTGCGGACGATGTGATTGGTGATGATGAGGTTTACGTAGAGATTGACTACCCCAAGGCCGATCGACTTGGCCTTGAGGTGAAGATGATCGGTGATACGGTCAGGGCTGCTGTCCAAGGCAAGGCAGTTTCCAACGTCAACTTGAACAATAAAAAGGTGGATCTTCGCGTTCAGTTCAGACCGGAGTTTCGCCGAGACCTAGAGGATTTGGAGAAGCTGAAGGTGATGGACCGCCAAGGGAATTTGATTCCCTTAGGCAGCATCGCCACTTTTCGTAAGCAGACCGGTTCTCCACAGATTAAGCGCTTTGATTACAAGCGCAGCAAGACCGTTACAGGGGACATCGATGACGCTGTGATTACAGCCATCGAGGCCAATAAGAAAATGGAGGAGATCTTTGCGGGGCTTCGCAACCAACACAAGGATGTCTCTCTGGTATTTGGCGGCGAAGCTGAGAATACCAGGGAATCCATGGACAGCTTGTGGAATGCTTTAGGGCTATCGCTCATTGGAATTTTTGCCCTTCTGGTTTTCCTGTTTAATTCGTATTTGCGCCCAGGCGTGATCATGACCACTATTCCTTTGGGGCTGGTGGGCTTTTCCATTGCCTTTGCTCTCCATGGCAGGCCCATTAGCTTTCTGGCCATGATAGGTATGATTGGATTGGGTGGCATCATCGTCAACTCAGGCATTGTGCTCATTACCTTTATCGATGAATTGCGCCAGGACAAATCCCTGTCATTGGAGGATGTGCTGGTCGAGGCTTCAGGACTAAGACTTCGCGCCGTTGTTGTGAGTTCACTGACGACCATCAGTGGACTATTGCCGACGGCCTACGGAATTGGCGGCTCCGACGCTATTTTGATCCCCATGACATTGGCGATGGCCTGGGGATTGACGAGCGGTACGATTCTAACCCTCATTTGGGTACCAGCCGCTTATGCGATTATCGAAGATATTGGTCGACTGGGCGGCCGCCTGATTGGGAGGAAAGATTCTGTGGAAGAGCAAGGGGGTGATCGAGTGAGATCTCATTCGCCCGTGGTCACCGAAACCATCAAAGAGGTGTCGCCATGA
- a CDS encoding polyprenyl synthetase family protein: MRARMKDYKIYSESDFPSYLPKLSALYDDLFSAGKGFRSKLIGMVSEPLSLPDETVRLLGQTIEFVHNASLLHDDLIDRSPLRRNKTAAWLKYTPEYAVLAGDYLLARVMVNLSRFGNLRLIQYTAEIISDLLEGEWIQDTLVHDWNVQIGQLDQVHSLKTASLFKWCIRAPFIANEHYDPKLHEVLEKLGELLGLLFQRSDDLLDFNVRNFEKKEVLGDLKSGYLNSFGAYLAHDLSSTQRAELKRAESMEAVLNVVGVEEFQRKLESFDRMNQQVIDLYRHHLETLREMLPEGQHGLISRLDTLPMPLYWRKA; encoded by the coding sequence ATCAGGGCGAGAATGAAAGACTATAAGATCTACTCCGAAAGCGACTTTCCCAGTTATCTGCCAAAGCTGAGTGCCTTGTATGATGATTTATTTTCTGCCGGCAAGGGATTTCGCTCCAAGTTGATTGGCATGGTCTCGGAGCCGCTTTCCTTGCCTGATGAAACCGTTCGTCTGCTCGGGCAAACCATTGAGTTTGTCCACAACGCATCCTTACTTCACGATGACTTGATTGACCGCTCTCCTCTGCGACGGAATAAGACCGCAGCATGGCTGAAATACACACCTGAATATGCCGTGTTGGCAGGGGACTATCTTTTAGCCCGAGTAATGGTGAACCTTTCCCGCTTTGGTAATCTGCGCCTGATTCAGTACACGGCGGAGATAATCTCGGACCTTTTGGAGGGGGAGTGGATCCAGGATACTTTGGTTCACGATTGGAATGTTCAAATCGGACAACTGGATCAGGTTCACAGCCTTAAGACGGCCTCTTTGTTCAAGTGGTGTATTCGCGCCCCCTTTATTGCCAACGAACACTATGATCCCAAATTACACGAGGTATTGGAGAAGTTAGGTGAATTGCTGGGCCTTCTTTTTCAACGAAGTGATGACCTGTTGGATTTTAATGTGCGCAATTTTGAAAAAAAAGAAGTGTTGGGTGACCTAAAATCTGGTTACCTAAATTCTTTTGGCGCCTATCTGGCCCATGATTTGTCCTCCACACAAAGAGCTGAGCTTAAAAGGGCCGAGTCCATGGAAGCTGTCCTCAACGTGGTGGGCGTGGAAGAATTCCAAAGAAAGTTAGAGAGCTTTGATCGAATGAACCAACAGGTGATCGATCTTTACCGCCACCATTTGGAGACTCTCCGGGAAATGCTGCCAGAAGGTCAACACGGGTTGATCTCAAGACTGGATACACTGCCCATGCCCTTGTACTGGAGGAAAGCTTGA
- a CDS encoding prenyltransferase, whose amino-acid sequence MKPSIGNRFITLAKSDDRISAYLDGTFSEIERALPVDSLHVGSADEKVTFRIVAMTEVNAPPLWRVLWQGFRPLLLPLTLGPVATVLIFSLASGWSINWWMALSSVLAVLSWHGAAFLLNDYNDHWAGVDRLTRFGGSQIIQCGWITAARAKTWALWFFGLGLLLGLPALTHHTWSMLLIGALAMVLVLSFSYAGKGFKSLGLGNLLVFLGMGPLLTAGFSLAVSGRVQPAIFIIGSLYGIGASLCIQLRNMENLMADSQAKTGTLVSRLGFEKSKLLIGGQFLLLFSLLAVYLVTRVEAYWQALVFVPLVASLLRIYSRLKAVRSPLSSQLIGIWQEGLAFHLLMGMGLNLLLFLIWRAQLS is encoded by the coding sequence TTGAAGCCCAGCATAGGCAACCGATTTATTACTTTGGCAAAAAGTGACGATCGGATCTCCGCCTATTTGGACGGCACCTTTTCAGAAATCGAACGAGCCTTGCCTGTGGACTCCCTTCATGTGGGAAGTGCCGATGAAAAGGTCACCTTTCGGATTGTTGCGATGACGGAAGTCAACGCTCCACCACTGTGGCGCGTGCTTTGGCAGGGATTTCGTCCGCTGTTGCTGCCGTTGACTTTAGGTCCGGTGGCCACCGTGCTGATTTTTTCATTGGCCTCGGGTTGGTCGATCAACTGGTGGATGGCCTTGTCTTCAGTTCTGGCCGTGTTGTCATGGCATGGAGCTGCTTTTTTGTTGAATGACTACAACGACCACTGGGCCGGCGTGGATCGCCTTACGCGATTTGGTGGCAGTCAGATCATTCAATGTGGCTGGATTACCGCCGCCCGCGCCAAGACCTGGGCCCTGTGGTTTTTTGGATTGGGACTGTTGTTGGGGTTGCCGGCTCTGACCCATCACACCTGGTCGATGCTCCTCATTGGTGCTCTGGCCATGGTTTTAGTATTGAGCTTTTCCTACGCGGGAAAGGGTTTCAAATCCCTGGGCCTAGGGAATCTGTTGGTGTTTTTGGGCATGGGTCCTTTGCTAACGGCTGGGTTTTCTTTGGCGGTTTCTGGTCGGGTTCAGCCGGCGATTTTCATCATTGGCAGTCTTTATGGTATTGGCGCCTCCTTGTGCATACAGCTCCGTAATATGGAAAACCTGATGGCCGACAGTCAGGCCAAAACGGGAACCTTGGTGAGTCGGCTTGGCTTTGAAAAATCTAAGCTTTTGATCGGTGGACAGTTTCTATTGTTGTTTTCTCTATTGGCGGTTTATTTGGTCACGCGAGTCGAGGCTTACTGGCAGGCCCTGGTGTTTGTGCCTCTGGTGGCAAGCTTGTTGCGAATCTATAGTCGTTTGAAGGCCGTGCGTTCTCCCCTGTCGTCGCAGCTGATTGGAATTTGGCAGGAAGGCTTGGCCTTTCACCTGCTCATGGGCATGGGGTTGAACCTCTTACTGTTTTTGATTTGGCGAGCCCAGCTGTCATGA
- a CDS encoding TetR/AcrR family transcriptional regulator, translated as MTKDACETRLKILEVASHLFARYGYEGTSIRDIAGKAEVNIAAINYHFKNKQSLYWQIYEMAHNRLSEDMKAIAAQEDSLVQFCLKVFDLMLKNGDMVKNTFKLILSDSIPEPEGEMEAFCANPRRVGPPGGEIMLAVIEKELGEEVCEAGKFWAVRVLFSSIAHWALMHSTSYMKKACQSNPDIAPDRIRHLIRLHVEATLAYLQTHGKDQARFMGATQGK; from the coding sequence ATGACCAAGGATGCTTGCGAAACAAGACTGAAAATTCTCGAAGTCGCCAGCCATTTATTTGCCCGTTACGGCTACGAAGGGACTTCGATCCGCGACATTGCGGGCAAGGCTGAAGTGAATATCGCGGCCATTAACTATCATTTTAAGAACAAACAGAGTCTTTATTGGCAAATCTACGAGATGGCTCACAACCGTTTGTCTGAAGACATGAAGGCCATTGCCGCACAGGAGGACAGCCTGGTGCAGTTTTGCCTGAAAGTTTTTGATCTGATGCTCAAAAATGGCGATATGGTCAAAAATACCTTTAAGCTCATTCTGTCTGACTCCATTCCTGAACCTGAAGGTGAGATGGAGGCCTTTTGCGCCAACCCCAGACGAGTCGGACCACCAGGTGGTGAGATTATGCTGGCCGTGATTGAAAAAGAACTGGGGGAAGAAGTGTGTGAGGCCGGAAAGTTTTGGGCCGTTCGGGTGTTGTTTTCAAGCATTGCCCATTGGGCGCTTATGCACAGCACGTCCTACATGAAGAAGGCCTGCCAATCCAATCCCGACATCGCCCCGGATCGCATCCGTCATTTGATCCGTTTGCATGTAGAGGCCACCTTGGCCTATCTGCAAACTCACGGCAAAGACCAGGCCCGCTTTATGGGGGCTACTCAGGGCAAATAG
- a CDS encoding 1,4-dihydroxy-2-naphthoate polyprenyltransferase encodes MSTLVLKPWLLAFRPKTLTAAVVPVLVGTALAFRVAGDTNLWMSLWAVLGALFIQVGTNLFNDALDFKKGADTEERLGPQRVTQSGLISEKGVMLAGALSFVLAVLCGIPLVMEGGWVIVGIGLVSLFFGYAYTGGPFPLAYKGLGDLFVILFFGWVAVGGVYFLHTGRFDQEVWVAGSQVGLLATVLIAINNLRDVNQDKKVNKKTLAVRFGVRFARAEITLLMLASFILSGYWLIKGHWAAALLPLVVAPLAWGVVKGVQQNEPGPVFNSFLARAGLIHLLFGLQLSLGLILT; translated from the coding sequence ATGAGCACACTCGTCCTAAAACCATGGTTATTGGCTTTTCGCCCCAAAACTTTGACGGCGGCTGTGGTGCCCGTCCTTGTTGGGACGGCTCTGGCTTTTCGTGTGGCAGGGGACACTAACCTGTGGATGAGTCTGTGGGCGGTTTTGGGTGCCCTGTTTATTCAAGTGGGGACCAACCTGTTTAACGATGCGCTGGATTTCAAAAAGGGTGCTGACACCGAGGAACGCTTGGGTCCCCAACGGGTGACCCAGTCCGGATTGATTTCCGAAAAAGGGGTGATGTTGGCTGGAGCTTTGAGTTTTGTCTTGGCGGTCTTGTGTGGAATACCGCTGGTCATGGAAGGCGGTTGGGTCATCGTCGGCATTGGCCTGGTGTCTTTGTTTTTTGGCTACGCCTATACGGGTGGGCCCTTCCCCTTGGCCTATAAGGGCCTGGGAGATTTGTTTGTGATCCTGTTTTTTGGCTGGGTGGCGGTCGGCGGAGTTTACTTTCTCCATACCGGACGCTTTGATCAGGAGGTTTGGGTGGCGGGAAGTCAGGTGGGTTTACTGGCCACCGTGTTGATTGCCATCAACAACCTCCGCGACGTGAACCAAGACAAGAAAGTGAACAAAAAGACTCTCGCTGTGCGATTTGGAGTGAGGTTTGCTCGTGCAGAAATCACTTTGCTGATGTTGGCCAGCTTTATTCTTTCAGGCTACTGGCTCATCAAAGGTCATTGGGCCGCGGCCCTTTTGCCCCTTGTGGTGGCACCACTTGCATGGGGAGTGGTAAAAGGGGTACAACAGAATGAACCCGGGCCGGTTTTTAATTCGTTCCTAGCTCGGGCGGGATTGATTCACCTATTGTTTGGGCTACAGCTCAGTTTAGGACTCATTCTTACATGA